Proteins found in one Gigantopelta aegis isolate Gae_Host chromosome 12, Gae_host_genome, whole genome shotgun sequence genomic segment:
- the LOC121386557 gene encoding baculoviral IAP repeat-containing protein 2-like produces the protein MMSCQESLYSHILKQAGPKVQEQTNASDHVVQKVMNMGFSKEQISVVTAKHGGKVFDVADLIEAILVLEQEESSVEVPGPENYQPNRTTQYNMSGNEASTNLTEQLKSNPNSSLDSAAGGSVTEKPNADLPSLAEGGQAPESGSERNHQTRNDKGRETSMDVLNKQSHFDNQKSADAVTGKENCQMDEIRNENLHLKTQRMCRRCRLEESVMLCLPCGHIASCVDCIGKTDKCFVCSTKILGTVRTYLA, from the coding sequence ATGATGAGTTGTCAAGAATCCCTCTACAGTCATATTCTCAAACAGGCGGGACCGAAAGTTCAGGAACAAACCAATGCTAGTGACCATGTTGTTCAAAAGGTGATGAACATGGGGTTTTCTAAAGAGCAGATATCTGTAGTTACTGCTAAACATGGTGGAAAGGTGTTCGATGTAGCTGACCTTATTGAAGCAATATTGGTTTTGGAACAGGAGGAGTCGAGTGTTGAGGTACCTGGTCCAGAAAATTACCAACCGAATAGAACTACTCAATATAACATGTCTGGTAATGAAGCTAGCACAAACTTGACAGAGCAGCTAAAATCTAATCCGAACTCGAGCTTGGACAGTGCAGCTGGTGGTAGTGTTACTGAAAAACCCAATGCTGACTTACCCAGTTTAGCTGAAGGAGGGCAAGCTCCAGAGTCTGGTTCGGAACGGAATCACCAGACAAGAAATGACAAAGGTAGGGAAACATCTATGGACGTGCTAAACAAACAGTCGCATTTTGACAACCAGAAATCTGCTGATGCAGTTACGGGAAAAGAAAATTGTCAAATGGATGAAATAAGGAACGAAAACCTACATCTGAAGACACAGCGCATGTGCAGACGATGTCGCCTGGAAGAATCAGTGATGCTCTGTCTGCCATGTGGCCACATAGCAAGCTGTGTGGATTGCATTGGCAAAACTGACAAATGCTTTGTTTGCAGTACCAAGATCTTGGGGACAGTGAGGACTTACCTAGCTTAA